GTAGTCGCAGCGCTGATAGCGCTGATACTGATGTTTATGGCCGGTTTCATCACCAATCTATTCAATCCCATTGTGTTAATGCTCGTGTTCCGGCAAAAATACCCTAAATGGTGGTTCGATTATTACGTAATGCTGATAAAATTCCTGACGCGTGTCGGCAGCTACCTTACGCTATTGACCGATGTATATCCATCGACCGATGAAGACCAGAACGTGCACATAGAAATAGCTTATCCTGACGTGGGGAAGGACTTAAGCCAGGGTCTGCCACTAATAAAATGGTTCCTGGCAATACCCCACTATATTGTTCTTGCATTTGTGGCGCTCGCGGCCTGCGTTTGTGATATATTAATCTGGTTTGCCATATTGTTCACAGGCAGAGCCCCACGCGGTCTATTTGACTTTATTGTCGGTTTTAATCGGTGGGGGCTGCGTGTCTCAGCTTATGCATTCTTTCAATTCACAGATAAATACCCGCCTTTCAGTCTAGACTGAGCATCGAATATATCTCGGTGGAATGGCAGATGCTCCGAGCTGGAGGTGAGCGGCCGTGAGGAGCAGACCGGAAAAGTGGTGGACCCCCGTACCTGACTAACGGCGGAGTGTAACGAATATTA
Above is a genomic segment from Dehalococcoidales bacterium containing:
- a CDS encoding DUF4389 domain-containing protein, which gives rise to MANDPAEYPITLSVDYPDRPLNRLTSFFRIFTIIPIGVIAFIMTQTLPFMQISTTYNTNEQEINYHFSRFFASGIDVGDLVVITVVAALIALILMFMAGFITNLFNPIVLMLVFRQKYPKWWFDYYVMLIKFLTRVGSYLTLLTDVYPSTDEDQNVHIEIAYPDVGKDLSQGLPLIKWFLAIPHYIVLAFVALAACVCDILIWFAILFTGRAPRGLFDFIVGFNRWGLRVSAYAFFQFTDKYPPFSLD